A single window of Pseudomonas lijiangensis DNA harbors:
- the hglS gene encoding 2-oxoadipate dioxygenase/decarboxylase HglS has protein sequence MNTATFANRDEIRASFSRAMSQMYKTEVPLYGTLMELVSEVNDSVMNHQPRVLESLKQTGEIQRLDMERHGAIRVGTALELATLARLFAVMGMEPVGYYDLTPAGVPVHSTAFRAVHEQSLQISPFRVFTSLLRLELIENDELRTFAAEVLTKRMIFTPRTLALIEKHEQQGGLSESDASEFVQQALETFRWHNSATVSLQDYKRLNAQHRLIADVVAFRGPHINHLTPRTLDIDAVQAGMPGKGITPKAVVEGPPRRQCPILLRQTSFKALEEAITFSGESGSHSARFGEIEQRGAALTPKGRALYDQLLNAARDELGEFPNEANAVRYAQLLEKTFQAFPDSYQAMRDQDLAYFRYFSTGKGAIPQGGDLEQLIKDGHVRFEPLVYEDFLPVSAAGIFQSNLGDDSQSHYATSSNQDDFQKALGRPTINELKLYADTQRRSLEALGL, from the coding sequence ATGAACACTGCAACCTTTGCAAACCGTGATGAGATTCGAGCCAGCTTTTCCCGCGCCATGTCGCAGATGTACAAGACCGAAGTGCCGCTCTACGGCACCTTGATGGAGCTGGTGTCCGAGGTCAACGACAGTGTCATGAACCACCAGCCCCGTGTGCTGGAAAGCCTGAAACAGACCGGTGAAATCCAGCGCCTGGACATGGAGCGCCATGGCGCGATCCGGGTCGGCACCGCGCTGGAACTGGCGACCCTCGCCCGCCTGTTCGCGGTGATGGGCATGGAGCCGGTGGGTTATTACGACCTGACGCCTGCCGGTGTGCCGGTTCACTCCACGGCGTTTCGTGCGGTACACGAACAGTCGTTGCAGATCAGCCCGTTCCGGGTCTTCACCTCGCTGCTGCGCCTTGAACTGATCGAAAACGATGAACTGCGCACCTTTGCCGCAGAAGTGCTGACCAAACGGATGATCTTCACGCCCAGGACATTGGCGCTGATTGAAAAGCACGAGCAGCAAGGCGGCTTGAGCGAGTCGGACGCGAGTGAGTTCGTGCAGCAAGCACTGGAAACCTTCCGCTGGCACAACAGTGCCACGGTTTCGTTGCAGGACTACAAACGGCTCAATGCCCAGCATCGTCTGATTGCCGATGTCGTGGCCTTCAGAGGCCCGCATATCAACCACCTGACCCCGCGCACTCTGGACATCGACGCCGTCCAGGCCGGCATGCCCGGCAAAGGCATAACACCCAAGGCCGTGGTGGAAGGCCCACCCCGTCGCCAGTGCCCGATCCTGCTGCGCCAGACCAGCTTCAAGGCGCTGGAAGAAGCCATCACCTTCAGCGGGGAATCAGGCAGCCATTCGGCCCGCTTCGGTGAAATCGAACAACGCGGCGCAGCGCTCACTCCCAAAGGCCGGGCGCTGTACGACCAGTTGCTGAATGCTGCCCGTGATGAACTGGGCGAATTCCCCAACGAAGCCAACGCTGTGCGTTATGCGCAACTGCTGGAAAAAACCTTCCAGGCCTTCCCCGACAGCTATCAGGCAATGCGCGATCAGGATCTGGCCTACTTCCGCTACTTCTCAACCGGAAAAGGCGCCATCCCGCAAGGCGGTGATCTGGAGCAGTTGATAAAGGACGGCCATGTTCGCTTCGAGCCGCTGGTGTATGAAGACTTCCTGCCGGTCAGCGCGGCGGGCATCTTCCAGTCCAACCTGGGTGACGACTCGCAGTCGCATTACGCGACCAGTTCCAATCAGGACGACTTCCAGAAAGCCCTTGGCCGCCCGACCATCAATGAACTGAAACTGTATGCCGATACCCAGCGCCGGTCTCTGGAGGCGCTGGGTCTATAA
- a CDS encoding 2-aminoadipate transaminase has protein sequence MSNENISASISFVHPVTLSHGKNAEVWDTTGKRYIDFVGGIGVLNLGHCNPLVVKAIQEQAEKLTHYAFNATPHDPYIQFMNKLEQFMPVSYPLSGMLTNSGAEAAENALKIVRSATGRTAVIAFDGAFHGRTLATLNLNGKVAPYKQRIGVLPGTVYHIPYPSKDTGVTTAEALKAMDRLFSVELDVSDVACFIFEAVQGEGGFLPMEPEFAQALRTFCDEKGIVLIADEIQSGFGRTGQRFAFSRLGIEPDLILLGKSIAGGIPLGAVVGRKHLLDTLPKGGLGGTYSGNPIACAAGLASLAQMSDENLSQWGETQENIIVSRYRAWQEQKLSPYLGRLTGVGTMRGIELVTPEGKPGTTQLAQLLQLARDAGLLLMPSGKSRHIIRLLAPLTIEPDVLNEGLDIFERCLAALD, from the coding sequence GTGAGCAACGAAAATATCAGCGCGTCCATTTCATTCGTTCACCCTGTCACCCTTTCCCACGGCAAGAACGCCGAAGTCTGGGACACGACCGGCAAGCGTTATATCGACTTTGTGGGCGGCATTGGCGTGCTGAATCTGGGCCACTGCAACCCGCTGGTGGTCAAGGCCATTCAGGAGCAGGCCGAAAAACTGACCCATTACGCCTTCAACGCCACGCCCCATGATCCGTATATCCAGTTCATGAACAAACTGGAGCAGTTCATGCCGGTCAGCTACCCGCTCAGCGGCATGCTGACCAACAGCGGTGCGGAAGCGGCAGAAAACGCCTTGAAGATCGTGCGCAGTGCCACCGGGCGCACGGCGGTCATTGCCTTCGATGGCGCCTTTCATGGCCGCACCCTGGCGACCCTGAACCTCAACGGCAAGGTCGCGCCCTACAAGCAGCGTATCGGCGTGTTGCCCGGCACCGTCTATCACATCCCGTATCCGAGCAAGGACACCGGCGTCACCACTGCCGAAGCGTTGAAAGCCATGGATCGTCTGTTCAGCGTCGAACTCGATGTCAGTGACGTAGCCTGCTTCATCTTCGAAGCGGTTCAGGGCGAAGGGGGGTTCCTGCCCATGGAACCCGAGTTCGCCCAGGCGCTGCGCACATTCTGTGATGAGAAAGGCATTGTGTTGATTGCCGACGAAATCCAGTCCGGATTCGGTCGTACCGGCCAGCGATTTGCCTTCAGCCGACTGGGGATCGAGCCGGACCTGATTCTGCTCGGCAAAAGCATCGCAGGCGGCATACCGCTGGGCGCGGTGGTGGGACGCAAGCACTTGCTCGACACCCTGCCCAAAGGCGGTCTGGGCGGCACCTATTCCGGCAACCCCATCGCCTGCGCAGCCGGGCTGGCGTCGCTGGCACAAATGAGCGATGAAAACCTGTCGCAATGGGGCGAAACCCAGGAAAACATCATCGTCAGCCGCTACCGTGCCTGGCAGGAGCAAAAACTCTCGCCTTATCTGGGCAGGCTGACCGGTGTCGGCACCATGCGCGGCATCGAACTTGTCACTCCCGAAGGCAAACCAGGCACCACACAACTTGCCCAGTTGCTGCAACTGGCCAGGGACGCCGGGCTGCTGCTGATGCCCAGCGGCAAGTCACGGCACATCATCCGCTTGCTGGCACCGTTGACCATCGAGCCGGATGTGCTGAATGAAGGGCTGGATATTTTCGAGCGCTGTCTGGCAGCACTGGACTGA
- a CDS encoding LysR family transcriptional regulator, producing MSKRLMPSTTALQCFEASARHLSFTRAAQELHLTQSAVSKQVAQLEEMLCHPLFQRIRRRLHLTPAGELYMAEVNKILIQVDMSSRYILTYGGETEVLKIATQPTFGDRWLVPNLKGFGSQNPGIHLDIRSELEPFDLVRAKADVAFFFGQGTWPGATCIELFKEEVVPVCAPDLLAHGDIPSAQALTGHTLLQCTSRPEAWHEWFLEQNLHSQNSYHGPRFDTFYMCIRAAQAGCGIALIPRYLVSEELAEGKLVIAWDHPMQSDGSHFLAHAEHAAQVPKVKAFVEWIKERVQA from the coding sequence ATGTCCAAGCGTTTGATGCCCTCAACGACCGCCTTGCAGTGTTTCGAAGCCTCGGCCCGTCACTTGAGCTTCACTCGCGCTGCCCAGGAATTGCACCTCACCCAGAGCGCCGTGAGCAAACAGGTCGCGCAACTGGAAGAGATGCTCTGCCACCCGCTGTTCCAGCGTATCCGCCGCCGTCTGCACCTGACGCCGGCGGGCGAGTTGTACATGGCCGAGGTGAACAAGATCCTCATTCAGGTCGACATGTCGAGCCGCTACATCCTGACCTATGGCGGCGAAACAGAGGTACTGAAAATCGCCACCCAGCCGACGTTCGGCGACCGCTGGCTGGTGCCCAATCTCAAGGGGTTCGGCAGCCAGAACCCCGGCATTCATCTGGATATCCGCAGCGAGCTGGAACCCTTCGATCTGGTCAGGGCCAAGGCCGATGTGGCGTTCTTTTTCGGTCAGGGCACCTGGCCCGGCGCCACCTGTATCGAGCTGTTCAAGGAGGAAGTGGTGCCGGTGTGTGCGCCGGACCTGCTGGCCCACGGCGACATCCCCAGCGCCCAGGCCCTGACCGGCCATACCCTGCTGCAATGCACCTCCCGCCCGGAGGCCTGGCATGAATGGTTTCTGGAGCAGAACCTGCACTCGCAAAACAGCTATCACGGCCCGCGTTTCGACACGTTCTATATGTGCATCCGGGCTGCACAGGCCGGTTGCGGCATAGCCCTGATTCCGCGCTATCTGGTCAGCGAGGAACTGGCCGAAGGCAAGCTGGTGATTGCCTGGGACCACCCGATGCAGAGCGATGGCTCGCACTTTCTGGCACATGCCGAGCATGCGGCTCAGGTTCCCAAGGTCAAGGCGTTCGTGGAGTGGATAAAAGAGCGGGTACAAGCCTAA
- the amaB gene encoding L-piperidine-6-carboxylate dehydrogenase, which yields MVANLLESLGVAKSAYTEGDYPVYTPIDGSQIASVSLEGKAQVVARIDRAHNAFLKWRTVPAPRRGELVRIFGEVLREHKAALGELVSIEAGKITQEGLGEVQEMIDICDFAVGLSRQLYGLTIASERPGHHMRETWHPLGVVGVISAFNFPVAVWAWNTTLALVCGNPVIWKPSEKTPLTALASQALFDKALKIFGDAPEGLAQLVIGDREAGEALVDDPRVPLVSATGSTRMGREVGPRVAARFGRSILELGGNNAMILAPSADLDLAVRGILFSAVGTAGQRCTTLRRLIVHRSIKDEVVARVKAAYAKVRVGDPRAGNLIGPLIDKQAFAAMQDALGKARDEGGQVFGGERQLQDKYPNGYYVTPAIAEMPAQSDVVRHETFAPILYVLAYDEFEEALRLNNEVPQGLSSCIFTTDLREAEAFQSAAGSDCGIANVNIGTSGAEIGGAFGGEKETGGGRESGSDSWKAYMRRQTNTVNYSRELPLAQGIVFD from the coding sequence GTGGTTGCCAATTTGTTAGAAAGCCTGGGCGTAGCGAAAAGTGCTTACACAGAAGGGGACTACCCCGTCTACACCCCAATCGATGGCAGCCAGATTGCCTCCGTCAGCCTGGAAGGCAAGGCGCAGGTCGTGGCCCGCATCGACCGCGCCCACAACGCGTTTCTGAAATGGCGCACGGTTCCGGCACCACGTCGTGGCGAGCTGGTGCGCATCTTTGGTGAAGTGCTGCGCGAACACAAAGCTGCGCTGGGCGAACTGGTGTCCATCGAAGCCGGCAAGATCACCCAGGAAGGTCTGGGTGAAGTGCAGGAAATGATCGACATCTGCGACTTCGCTGTCGGCCTTTCCCGTCAGTTGTACGGTCTGACCATCGCTTCCGAACGTCCAGGCCACCACATGCGTGAAACCTGGCATCCGCTGGGCGTGGTGGGCGTTATCAGCGCCTTCAACTTCCCGGTGGCGGTCTGGGCCTGGAACACCACGCTGGCGCTGGTGTGCGGCAACCCGGTGATCTGGAAACCTTCCGAGAAAACCCCGTTGACCGCTCTGGCCAGCCAGGCTTTGTTTGATAAAGCCCTGAAAATCTTCGGTGATGCGCCTGAAGGTCTGGCGCAACTGGTCATCGGTGACCGTGAAGCCGGTGAAGCGCTGGTCGATGACCCGCGTGTGCCGCTGGTGAGCGCCACCGGCAGCACCCGCATGGGCCGTGAAGTGGGTCCGCGTGTAGCGGCTCGTTTCGGTCGCAGCATTCTGGAACTGGGCGGCAACAACGCCATGATCCTGGCCCCGAGCGCCGATCTGGATCTGGCCGTGCGCGGCATCCTGTTCAGCGCAGTCGGTACTGCCGGTCAGCGCTGCACCACGCTGCGTCGCCTGATCGTGCATCGCTCCATCAAGGACGAAGTGGTTGCGCGTGTGAAAGCGGCCTACGCCAAGGTGCGTGTCGGCGACCCGCGTGCAGGCAACCTGATCGGTCCGCTGATCGACAAGCAGGCTTTTGCAGCCATGCAGGATGCGCTGGGCAAGGCCCGTGATGAGGGCGGCCAGGTCTTCGGCGGCGAGCGCCAGTTGCAGGACAAATACCCCAATGGCTACTACGTGACTCCAGCCATTGCCGAGATGCCGGCCCAGAGCGATGTCGTGCGTCACGAAACCTTCGCGCCAATTCTCTACGTGCTGGCCTACGACGAGTTCGAGGAAGCACTGCGCCTCAACAACGAAGTGCCACAAGGCCTGTCGTCCTGCATTTTCACCACCGACCTTCGTGAAGCCGAGGCTTTCCAGAGCGCGGCGGGCAGTGACTGCGGCATTGCCAACGTCAACATCGGCACCAGCGGTGCAGAGATCGGCGGGGCATTTGGCGGCGAGAAGGAAACCGGTGGCGGGCGTGAGTCCGGTTCCGATTCCTGGAAGGCCTACATGCGTCGTCAGACCAATACCGTCAACTATTCCCGCGAACTGCCGCTGGCCCAGGGCATCGTGTTCGACTGA
- the amaA gene encoding L-pipecolate oxidase: MTQFRQECLWEQLTPQRPSHLPLSGERTADVCVIGGGYTGLSAALQLIEGGKSVCIVEAHQVGHGGSGRNVGLVNAGTWVAPDDLEKVLGSAEANRLNGALGAAPALVFSTIDKYRIDCQDTRTGTLHMAHNASGLADLRSRAEQWQRRGANVELLTGKACEDACGTTKIAGALLDYRAGTVNPMAYVAGMASSVVARGGMIFGDSPVTGLQRTDDGWKVSTGQGSVRAEKVIIASNAYTEGEWTDVKSHIFAGYYYQVASQPLTGPEQEGILHGGQGSWDTRKVLSSIRRDAHGRLVLGSLGNAGNYPLWFIRQWADRIQQHYFPQLGKVEWESTWTGRIGFTPDHLLRLFEPAPGLLAATGFNGRGVTTGTLVGKCFADYLLSNDAKALPVSFSKSKAVTGSSLRTLAYDAGFTLYHAGQCLRVVL; the protein is encoded by the coding sequence ATGACGCAATTTCGTCAAGAGTGCCTGTGGGAGCAACTGACGCCGCAACGGCCCAGCCATCTGCCATTGAGCGGTGAGCGAACGGCTGACGTTTGCGTGATCGGTGGCGGTTATACCGGCCTGTCCGCCGCCCTTCAATTGATCGAGGGCGGCAAGTCGGTGTGCATCGTCGAGGCCCATCAGGTGGGCCACGGTGGTTCGGGTCGCAACGTGGGGCTGGTCAACGCCGGGACCTGGGTGGCGCCGGACGATCTGGAAAAAGTCCTGGGCAGCGCCGAGGCCAATCGCCTCAATGGCGCATTGGGTGCGGCACCGGCTCTGGTGTTTTCCACCATCGACAAATACAGGATCGATTGTCAGGACACCCGTACTGGCACCCTGCACATGGCGCACAACGCCAGTGGCCTGGCTGACCTGCGCAGCCGCGCCGAGCAATGGCAACGCCGTGGCGCCAATGTCGAACTGCTGACCGGCAAGGCCTGCGAAGATGCCTGCGGGACCACCAAAATAGCCGGTGCGCTGCTGGATTATCGGGCCGGTACCGTCAACCCCATGGCCTATGTCGCCGGTATGGCGAGCAGTGTGGTTGCGCGGGGCGGGATGATCTTTGGCGACTCCCCGGTAACCGGGCTGCAGCGCACGGACGATGGCTGGAAGGTCAGCACCGGTCAGGGCAGTGTGCGGGCCGAAAAAGTCATCATCGCTTCCAATGCCTACACCGAAGGCGAATGGACCGATGTGAAGAGTCATATCTTTGCCGGTTACTACTATCAGGTGGCCTCGCAGCCGCTCACCGGTCCCGAGCAGGAAGGCATTCTTCACGGCGGGCAGGGTTCCTGGGATACCCGCAAGGTGTTGAGCAGTATTCGCCGCGATGCGCACGGGCGTCTGGTGTTGGGCAGCCTGGGCAATGCGGGCAATTATCCGCTGTGGTTTATCCGCCAGTGGGCTGACCGCATCCAGCAGCACTACTTCCCGCAACTGGGCAAGGTCGAGTGGGAAAGCACCTGGACAGGCCGTATCGGCTTTACGCCAGACCACCTGCTACGTCTGTTCGAGCCGGCTCCCGGTCTGTTGGCCGCTACCGGTTTCAATGGCCGTGGCGTGACGACCGGAACGCTGGTGGGCAAGTGCTTTGCGGATTACCTGCTGAGCAACGATGCCAAGGCTCTGCCGGTGAGCTTCTCGAAGAGCAAGGCGGTCACGGGCAGTTCATTGCGCACACTCGCCTACGATGCCGGTTTTACGCTGTATCACGCGGGGCAATGTTTGCGGGTCGTACTCTGA
- a CDS encoding amino acid permease: MVSHKKNEHRSLKHGLTSRQVSMISIAGIIGAGLFIGSSKAIATAGPAILISYGIAGLLVLLVMRMLGEMAIANPNSGSFSTYAGQAIGPWAGFTIGWLYWWFWVLIIPVEAIAGADILHAWMPSVPSWLFAFLIMITLSCTNLVSVKNFGEFEYWFALVKVIAILAFIGVCTLAVLGFWPLAETSGVSQIWQNGGFMPNGFGAVLGGVLITIFSFFGAEIVTIAADETANPKEKIRRATNLVVYRIAIFYIFSIFFIVSLVAWNDPRLLQVGSFQRALEIINVPGAKMVVDIVVFVAVTSCMNSGLYTASRMLYSLGARGEAPVQIKRVSGSGVPTVAVIASTLAGFVGCFVNYAFPGKVFGFLLSTTGAIALLVYLVIAVSQLRMRTKLEREGQEPAFKMWLFPWLTWLVIGLITLVLGYMLISPNYRYETLMTAAVAGTILLIALVRRKTVTGAYAAGV, encoded by the coding sequence ATGGTTTCCCATAAAAAGAACGAGCACCGTTCCCTGAAACACGGGCTGACATCCCGGCAGGTTTCGATGATTTCCATTGCGGGCATCATCGGTGCCGGCCTGTTCATCGGCTCATCCAAGGCCATCGCCACGGCAGGGCCTGCGATTCTGATTTCCTACGGTATTGCCGGCCTGCTGGTATTGCTGGTGATGCGCATGCTGGGTGAAATGGCGATTGCCAATCCCAACAGCGGTTCGTTCTCGACTTATGCCGGGCAGGCCATCGGGCCGTGGGCCGGGTTTACCATCGGCTGGCTTTACTGGTGGTTCTGGGTGCTGATCATTCCGGTCGAAGCCATTGCCGGTGCCGACATCCTGCACGCCTGGATGCCCTCGGTGCCGTCCTGGCTGTTCGCCTTCCTGATCATGATCACGCTGTCGTGTACCAACCTGGTGAGCGTGAAGAATTTCGGTGAGTTCGAGTACTGGTTCGCGCTGGTGAAGGTGATTGCGATTCTGGCGTTCATCGGTGTCTGCACCCTGGCCGTACTGGGCTTCTGGCCACTGGCCGAAACCTCCGGCGTCTCGCAGATCTGGCAGAACGGCGGCTTCATGCCCAACGGATTCGGCGCGGTACTGGGCGGGGTACTGATCACGATCTTTTCGTTTTTCGGCGCAGAAATCGTCACCATCGCCGCCGACGAAACGGCCAACCCCAAAGAGAAGATTCGCAGGGCCACCAATCTTGTGGTGTACCGCATCGCGATTTTCTACATCTTCTCGATCTTCTTCATTGTCTCGCTGGTGGCCTGGAACGATCCGCGCCTGCTGCAAGTGGGTTCATTCCAGCGAGCGCTGGAAATCATCAATGTGCCGGGCGCCAAGATGGTGGTGGATATCGTGGTGTTCGTGGCGGTCACCAGTTGCATGAACTCCGGCCTCTACACGGCTTCGCGGATGCTGTATTCCCTGGGCGCACGCGGCGAAGCTCCGGTACAGATCAAGCGGGTTTCCGGCAGTGGTGTGCCGACCGTGGCGGTGATCGCTTCCACCCTGGCAGGTTTTGTCGGTTGCTTTGTGAACTACGCCTTTCCAGGCAAGGTGTTCGGCTTCCTGCTGTCCACCACGGGCGCCATTGCGCTGCTGGTGTATCTGGTGATTGCCGTTTCCCAGTTGCGGATGCGCACAAAGCTGGAGAGGGAAGGGCAGGAGCCGGCCTTCAAGATGTGGCTGTTCCCCTGGCTGACCTGGCTGGTGATCGGGCTGATCACTCTGGTGCTGGGCTACATGCTCATCAGCCCCAACTACCGCTATGAAACCCTGATGACAGCCGCGGTTGCCGGGACGATTCTGTTGATTGCCCTGGTGCGACGCAAGACGGTGACAGGGGCGTATGCGGCTGGGGTTTGA
- a CDS encoding ATP-binding protein — protein sequence MTSVRARILGPVLLLLLLGDLIIGLLVLRDSHHEIEEVYDAQLAQSARLLQGVLRQRVEDEQDLSKLYEAFDEAMSRVGTSGVAHPYETRLTFQVWRTSGELLVRSAEAPVLTEPPREEGSHDLVENGREWCGFLLADPQQGFIIWVGERDDVRQGLIQIIVSHTVWPTVIGVPLLILSIWLVIGWGLSPLQSMAQVIRKRDADSLEPLALSPLPKELEPMQNALNRLLTQIDNLLERERRFIADAAHELRTPLTVLRIHAQNARQAEIPEQRLEALDFLVSGVDRAARIASQLLTMARLEPHLSPEQLKTFELNTLVQEEMAELTPLALEKRVELVLEAEEVCVIHSDPGAITIALQNLLTNALNFAPAASEIRVVLQRQDDGSARLCVEDAGPGIDEQHKARLLERFYSQGNSNGAGLGLAIVDMIVRKLQSSLHLHNSPQGGLRAELRLNSAPISQGQ from the coding sequence ATGACCTCGGTACGCGCACGAATCCTTGGCCCGGTATTGCTGCTGTTGCTGCTGGGCGATCTGATCATCGGCCTGCTGGTGCTGCGCGACAGTCATCACGAAATCGAAGAGGTCTACGACGCCCAGTTGGCGCAGAGTGCCCGCCTGCTGCAAGGCGTGCTGCGACAGCGTGTCGAGGACGAACAGGATCTGAGCAAGCTGTATGAAGCGTTCGATGAAGCCATGAGCCGGGTCGGCACCAGCGGCGTGGCGCATCCTTACGAAACCCGCCTGACCTTTCAGGTCTGGCGCACTTCGGGAGAGTTGCTGGTGCGCTCTGCCGAAGCCCCGGTGCTCACTGAGCCGCCAAGAGAAGAAGGCTCCCACGATCTGGTGGAGAATGGTCGTGAGTGGTGTGGCTTCCTGCTGGCCGATCCGCAGCAGGGTTTCATTATCTGGGTCGGCGAGCGCGACGATGTGCGTCAGGGCCTGATTCAGATCATTGTCAGCCATACCGTCTGGCCCACCGTGATTGGTGTTCCGCTGCTGATCCTGTCCATCTGGCTGGTCATCGGCTGGGGCCTGAGCCCGCTGCAATCCATGGCGCAGGTGATCCGCAAGCGCGATGCAGATAGCCTGGAGCCTCTGGCGCTGTCGCCCTTGCCCAAGGAGCTGGAGCCCATGCAGAACGCGCTCAATCGCCTGCTGACCCAGATCGATAATCTGCTGGAACGCGAGCGACGCTTCATTGCCGATGCCGCCCATGAGTTGCGCACGCCCTTGACTGTTTTGCGCATCCACGCACAGAACGCCCGTCAGGCTGAGATCCCCGAGCAGCGTCTGGAAGCACTGGACTTTCTGGTCAGCGGCGTCGACCGGGCCGCCCGTATCGCCAGTCAGCTGCTGACCATGGCCCGGCTTGAACCGCACTTGAGCCCGGAGCAGTTGAAGACCTTCGAGCTCAATACGCTGGTGCAGGAAGAAATGGCCGAACTCACGCCGCTGGCGCTGGAGAAACGGGTGGAGCTGGTGCTGGAAGCCGAAGAGGTGTGCGTGATCCACAGCGATCCGGGCGCCATCACCATCGCCTTGCAGAACCTGCTGACCAACGCCCTCAACTTCGCCCCTGCCGCCAGCGAAATCCGGGTGGTGTTGCAGCGTCAGGACGATGGCAGCGCCCGTTTATGTGTCGAAGATGCAGGCCCCGGCATCGATGAACAGCACAAGGCACGTCTGCTGGAGCGTTTCTACAGCCAGGGCAACAGCAATGGCGCGGGATTGGGGCTGGCGATTGTCGACATGATCGTGCGCAAGTTGCAAAGCAGCCTGCATCTGCACAATTCTCCCCAGGGTGGGTTGCGGGCGGAGTTGCGGCTTAACAGTGCTCCGATCAGTCAAGGTCAATGA
- a CDS encoding response regulator, translating into MRLLLVEDDRAIGQGIKVALNTEGYTLDWIEDGLSALHALRSERFDLLLLDLGLPRLDGFDLLRQLRAEQQSLPVLILTARDGTQDRIAGLDAGADDYLIKPFDVNELKARVRALLRRSQGRAQPLLEHAGISLDPASQQVSFQGNEVPMTPMEYQLLHQLMIRPGKVVTRERLSTTLYGWQEKVESNTLEVLIHNLRKKLSTDLIRTVRGVGYLLELKA; encoded by the coding sequence ATGCGTCTGCTTCTGGTGGAAGATGATCGTGCCATCGGCCAAGGCATCAAAGTCGCCTTGAACACCGAGGGCTATACGCTTGACTGGATCGAGGACGGGCTCAGCGCCCTGCATGCCCTGCGCAGCGAACGCTTCGACCTGTTGCTGCTGGACCTCGGTCTGCCACGTCTGGACGGCTTCGACCTGCTGCGCCAGTTGCGCGCCGAACAGCAATCGCTGCCGGTGTTGATCCTGACCGCACGTGACGGTACACAGGACCGCATCGCCGGGCTGGATGCCGGTGCGGACGATTATCTGATCAAGCCTTTCGACGTAAACGAACTCAAAGCCCGGGTGCGCGCCCTGCTGCGCCGCAGTCAGGGACGGGCGCAACCCTTGCTGGAACACGCTGGCATCAGCCTGGACCCGGCCTCGCAACAGGTCAGCTTTCAGGGCAACGAAGTCCCCATGACGCCCATGGAGTACCAGTTGCTGCACCAGTTGATGATCCGCCCAGGCAAGGTGGTCACCCGCGAGCGCTTGTCCACCACGCTGTACGGCTGGCAGGAGAAGGTCGAAAGCAACACGCTGGAAGTGCTGATCCACAACCTGCGCAAGAAACTGTCCACTGACCTGATCCGCACCGTTCGCGGCGTCGGTTACCTGCTGGAGCTCAAGGCATGA
- a CDS encoding PepSY domain-containing protein, whose translation MRKVLLISLLMASPLALAGPQCTTADKSQWQDQAKFQEQLKAQGYQISKFKVTDGNCYEIYGFDKDKRKVEIYHDPVSGKAVKTEIKG comes from the coding sequence ATGCGTAAAGTCCTGCTGATTTCCTTGCTGATGGCCAGCCCTCTGGCACTTGCCGGTCCGCAATGCACCACCGCCGACAAATCCCAGTGGCAGGACCAGGCCAAGTTCCAGGAGCAACTCAAGGCTCAGGGTTACCAGATCAGCAAATTCAAGGTCACCGACGGCAACTGCTACGAGATCTACGGTTTCGACAAGGACAAGCGCAAGGTCGAAATCTACCATGACCCTGTGTCCGGCAAGGCTGTGAAGACCGAGATCAAGGGCTGA
- a CDS encoding cytochrome b/b6 domain-containing protein — MNRVSLRLWDPLVRLFHLSVAGVFIANYFFNEAGGDWHVWLGYYAVAWLCVRVVWGFVGPRSARWSDFWPSPSRLRAHVQSLIDRRPAHRLGHSPLGALVMVLMMVLIFSIGLTGWMMEEVDALWGADWPLQIHETLADALCALVVLHMAAAIFESFQVRDNLPLSMLTGKRRSLPGQPENNN; from the coding sequence ATGAACCGCGTTTCCCTGCGCCTGTGGGACCCTTTGGTCAGACTGTTTCATCTGTCTGTCGCGGGCGTCTTCATTGCCAACTACTTCTTCAATGAAGCAGGCGGCGACTGGCATGTGTGGCTGGGCTATTACGCCGTTGCCTGGCTGTGCGTGCGAGTGGTGTGGGGATTCGTCGGGCCACGCAGTGCCCGCTGGAGTGACTTCTGGCCGAGCCCGAGCCGTTTGCGGGCTCATGTGCAGTCGCTGATCGACAGGCGACCTGCTCACCGGCTTGGTCATTCGCCTCTGGGGGCGCTGGTCATGGTCCTGATGATGGTGCTGATTTTCTCCATCGGCCTGACCGGCTGGATGATGGAAGAAGTGGATGCCCTGTGGGGCGCCGACTGGCCGCTGCAGATTCACGAAACCCTGGCCGACGCGCTGTGCGCATTGGTTGTGCTGCACATGGCTGCTGCGATATTCGAGAGTTTCCAGGTGCGCGACAACCTGCCGCTGTCGATGCTGACCGGCAAGCGGCGTTCACTGCCCGGGCAGCCCGAAAACAACAACTGA